From one Thalassospira lucentensis genomic stretch:
- a CDS encoding low molecular weight protein-tyrosine-phosphatase, producing the protein MCDSVGILFATESHIVIKVLFVCTGNICRSPTADGVFRTMVSKAGLGSHIEVDSCGLSGYHVGEQADSRSREMAASRGYDLSPIRSRKISPADYRDFDYILAMDNGHLADMQRQSPVQHNQKLSLFLDHHPDRKGQSVPDPYYGGTNGFVSVFDMIEETSKALLAHIREKHGI; encoded by the coding sequence GTGTGCGACTCTGTTGGTATTCTCTTTGCAACTGAAAGCCATATCGTGATCAAGGTTCTGTTTGTCTGTACCGGAAATATCTGTCGTTCACCCACCGCCGACGGCGTTTTCAGGACCATGGTCAGCAAGGCGGGGCTTGGTTCACATATCGAAGTCGATAGCTGTGGCCTGTCGGGATATCATGTTGGCGAACAGGCGGATTCAAGATCACGGGAGATGGCCGCAAGCCGCGGATATGATTTATCCCCAATAAGATCCCGCAAAATCAGTCCGGCTGATTACAGAGATTTTGACTATATTCTGGCGATGGATAACGGGCATCTGGCCGATATGCAACGGCAATCACCAGTCCAGCATAACCAAAAACTTTCACTGTTTCTTGATCATCATCCGGATCGCAAAGGCCAAAGCGTTCCCGATCCCTACTATGGTGGAACAAACGGCTTTGTTTCGGTTTTTGATATGATCGAGGAAACATCAAAA
- a CDS encoding AraC family transcriptional regulator, protein MQEFVSFGLHVALIRQLAWLPKGYDLVSDGTVITSSRLRSILLSLEETNGPAVLVRLGRHLALKEQQPVLTMLRQGTTPELIADRWHRLEGYSHARSRTDYQATGKSLTLHRGAVRGQPPARVENLLLHGFMVGLLEAVGVENVSSAILPSHGPAISVIRNGKLVKKLDFAGRALRFRISWQSYVAISSGYPFMANMPGTAPTVGNSRPVVQKLCAVLEHDIGRSWTIDDVATALDTSGRTLQRRLQQANSRFSDLLRLVRVREACRLLNGTSLTVGEIGFWCGFTDNAHFSRDFRRLVGMPPSVYREASLGHAGLTRA, encoded by the coding sequence ATGCAGGAATTCGTATCGTTCGGTTTGCATGTTGCGCTAATCCGGCAACTGGCCTGGTTGCCGAAGGGCTATGATCTGGTATCCGATGGCACCGTCATCACCAGTTCGCGCCTGCGCAGCATCCTGCTTTCGCTCGAAGAAACCAACGGTCCTGCCGTGCTGGTTCGTCTCGGGCGTCATCTTGCCCTTAAAGAACAGCAGCCGGTTCTGACCATGCTGCGTCAGGGAACGACACCCGAACTGATCGCCGATCGCTGGCATCGTCTCGAAGGATATTCCCACGCCCGTAGCCGGACAGATTATCAAGCGACCGGCAAATCACTGACATTGCATCGCGGCGCTGTGCGCGGGCAGCCCCCGGCACGGGTTGAAAACCTTCTGTTGCACGGGTTCATGGTTGGTTTGCTCGAAGCGGTTGGTGTGGAAAATGTCAGCAGTGCGATCCTGCCAAGCCACGGCCCAGCCATTTCGGTGATCCGGAACGGGAAGCTGGTCAAGAAACTCGATTTTGCTGGACGCGCTTTACGCTTCCGCATCAGTTGGCAAAGCTATGTTGCCATCTCATCAGGCTATCCGTTCATGGCCAATATGCCCGGAACGGCCCCGACTGTCGGGAACAGTCGACCTGTCGTGCAAAAGCTGTGCGCGGTGCTGGAACATGATATCGGGCGCAGTTGGACGATTGATGATGTCGCCACTGCGCTGGATACATCAGGCCGAACCTTGCAACGTCGATTGCAACAGGCCAACAGCCGGTTTTCCGATCTGCTTCGTCTCGTCCGGGTCCGGGAGGCCTGCCGACTGCTGAATGGTACAAGCCTGACCGTGGGCGAGATCGGCTTTTGGTGCGGCTTCACCGACAATGCCCATTTCAGTCGTGATTTCCGTCGTTTGGTGGGAATGCCGCCTTCTGTTTATCGCGAAGCAAGTCTTGGTCATGCGGGCCTGACGCGGGCCTGA